The Longimicrobiales bacterium genome contains a region encoding:
- a CDS encoding serine hydrolase, producing the protein MSRTSRSMLRLVIVGCLFSTLPACAQSQAPVWGGELVERIDSLAEATLRDGPVAGLTIGVKRGGDLLMVKGYGVADIENSVPMTAGTVYRIGSLTKQFTAAAVMQLVEAGQIAIDDPLTLHLPDYPTQGYEVSIRHLLGHTSGIKSYTSLGDVFWRKAGLLDLSHTEMLALFKDEPFDFAPGEEYRYNNSGYYLLGMIIEEVSGESYDDYLDAHLFGPLGLSRSSYCHEAQIIPGRAEGYEQGGDGLLNDGSISMNTPGAAGALCSTVPDLLSWTMALRSGRVVSEASYQAMTTSGQLNNGSATGYGFALGVDALEEHSRVAHTGGINGFSTVMAHYPESDLDIVVLSNTSSGVPGKIERRIARWALGLAVAN; encoded by the coding sequence ATGAGTAGGACTTCGAGATCTATGCTTCGTCTTGTCATCGTGGGCTGTCTGTTCTCCACTCTGCCAGCTTGTGCGCAGTCTCAGGCCCCCGTGTGGGGTGGGGAACTGGTTGAACGGATCGACTCCCTCGCTGAAGCGACGCTCCGCGACGGGCCGGTCGCTGGCTTGACCATCGGGGTGAAGCGCGGCGGTGACCTGCTCATGGTGAAGGGCTACGGCGTCGCAGACATCGAGAATAGCGTGCCGATGACCGCGGGGACTGTGTACCGGATCGGTTCTCTCACGAAGCAGTTCACCGCTGCGGCGGTCATGCAGTTGGTCGAGGCGGGTCAGATTGCTATCGACGATCCGCTGACGCTGCACTTGCCGGACTATCCCACCCAAGGATATGAGGTGAGCATTCGCCACCTGCTCGGTCATACGTCCGGAATCAAGAGCTACACGAGCCTCGGAGATGTCTTCTGGCGGAAGGCTGGCCTCTTGGACCTCTCCCATACCGAGATGCTCGCCCTATTCAAGGACGAGCCCTTCGACTTCGCCCCGGGTGAGGAGTACCGGTACAACAACTCAGGGTACTATCTGCTCGGTATGATCATCGAGGAGGTGAGTGGGGAGTCCTACGACGACTACCTCGACGCCCACCTCTTCGGCCCGCTGGGTTTGTCGCGTTCGTCCTATTGCCATGAGGCCCAGATCATCCCCGGTAGGGCGGAGGGCTATGAGCAGGGAGGGGACGGGCTTCTCAACGACGGGAGCATCTCTATGAACACGCCGGGAGCAGCAGGTGCGCTGTGCTCCACCGTGCCGGACCTACTGTCGTGGACCATGGCGCTGCGGAGCGGGCGGGTGGTATCTGAGGCCAGCTACCAGGCCATGACCACCTCAGGTCAGTTGAATAATGGCTCAGCCACCGGGTACGGTTTCGCTCTAGGAGTCGACGCTCTCGAGGAGCACTCCAGGGTGGCCCACACGGGCGGCATCAACGGTTTCAGCACCGTGATGGCACACTACCCAGAGTCTGATCTCGACATCGTGGTCCTATCCAACACAAGTAGTGGAGTTCCCGGGAAGATTGAGCGCAGGATCGCACGGTGGGCGCTGGGACTAGCGGTTGCAAACTGA
- a CDS encoding MBL fold metallo-hydrolase translates to MKSTLFLAVAIAMAGPSVDAQEGGADPIRFTYLGAAGWEVNDGTVTVLIDPYISRLKYGDGVHPEDPRPNFARTDPAWSDTTLIDEIITVADFILIHHGHYDHLGDVPYIAKKTGAKVIGTETVITILRAYGVPEDQLYAVQGGEDYQFDGFSVRIVPTIHSALNEKRYYDSRRLTDASTLQVPLRIDQFIEGGSLSFLARFARHDVLTMGSMNFIEREYQGLNPDILLAGINGSRLGLYNYDERLLRSTGYPSIVIPTHWDNFRLPYGYSQQADYERNIVPFVQAAADLAPDSRVISPVHLEPIVIN, encoded by the coding sequence TTGAAATCAACACTCTTTCTGGCTGTTGCGATCGCGATGGCTGGACCTAGCGTAGATGCACAGGAGGGGGGAGCAGATCCAATTCGCTTCACGTACCTGGGGGCGGCCGGATGGGAGGTCAACGACGGGACTGTGACGGTCCTCATCGATCCTTACATCTCCCGCCTCAAGTACGGGGATGGCGTTCATCCGGAGGATCCGAGACCGAATTTCGCGCGGACGGATCCTGCCTGGTCCGATACAACGTTGATCGACGAGATCATCACCGTGGCTGACTTCATCCTCATCCACCATGGTCACTACGATCATCTCGGCGACGTCCCCTATATCGCGAAGAAGACCGGCGCGAAGGTCATCGGCACGGAGACCGTGATCACGATCCTACGGGCCTACGGCGTTCCCGAGGATCAACTCTATGCCGTGCAGGGGGGCGAAGACTATCAGTTCGATGGATTCTCTGTCAGAATCGTCCCAACGATACACTCGGCCCTTAACGAGAAGCGCTACTATGACTCTCGGCGCCTCACGGACGCGAGCACGCTGCAAGTGCCGCTCCGAATCGACCAGTTCATCGAAGGGGGCTCACTGAGCTTCTTGGCTCGATTCGCTCGCCATGATGTTCTCACTATGGGGTCTATGAACTTCATTGAGCGCGAGTACCAGGGCCTGAATCCGGATATCCTCTTGGCGGGTATCAACGGGTCTCGGTTGGGTCTATACAATTACGATGAGCGCCTTCTTCGGTCTACTGGGTACCCGTCGATCGTGATCCCGACCCACTGGGACAACTTCCGCCTCCCGTACGGTTACTCTCAGCAGGCGGACTACGAGCGCAACATCGTGCCGTTCGTTCAGGCTGCGGCAGACCTGGCGCCAGATTCACGAGTGATTTCACCTGTCCATCTGGAGCCGATCGTCATTAACTAG